Proteins encoded within one genomic window of Ailuropoda melanoleuca isolate Jingjing chromosome 16, ASM200744v2, whole genome shotgun sequence:
- the LOC100480394 gene encoding olfactory receptor 8S1 — MALGNHSTITEFLLLGLSTNPQVKTLLFVLFLNIYLLTILGNLMLLLVIRADSHLHTPMYFFLSHLSFLDLCLSSVTVPRMLRDLLSEIKTISVGSCLAQGFFVFITAGTEGFLLSVMAYDRYAAVCHPLLYRQMMRKQLCVQLVLGSWGLGFLNALINIILATNLDFCESHIISHYSCEVPSLFPLSCSDIYTNLIALFCSTLLHGFGTFLPIISSYACIVSTILSISSTSGRSKAFSTCSSHLTAVIFFYGSGLLRYLMPTSGSPLELIFSVQYSVITPMLNPLIYSLKNKEVKAAMRTLGTYLPHSR; from the coding sequence ATGGCCTTGGGGAACCACAGCACCATCACTGAATTTCTCCTCCTCGGGCTGTCTACCAACCCGCAGGTCAAGACTCTGCTCTTTGTGCTGTTCCTGAACATTTACCTCTTGACTATCTTGGGGAACCTGATGCTGCTGCTGGTGATCAGGGCTGACTCTCAcctccacacacccatgtacttcttcctcagtcACCTCTCTTTCCTGGACCTTTGTTTATCTTCAGTTACTGTGCCCAGGATGCTGAGAGACCTCCTATCGGAAATAAAAACCATCTCAGTAGGGAGCTGCCTGGCTCAAGGCTTCTTTGTGTTTATCACTGCAGGGACTGAGGGCTTTCTGCTCTcggtgatggcctatgaccgctatgctGCCGTCTGCCACCCTCTGCTCTATAGACAGATGATGAGGAAACAGCTCTGTGTGCAACTTGTATTGGGCTCATGGGGCTTGGGTTTTTTGAATGCACTTATCAACATCATCCTAGCTACCAACTTGGACTTCTGTGAGAGCCATATCATCAGCCACTACAGCTGTGAggtgccctctctctttcctctgtcttgCTCTGATATCTACACCAACCTCATAGCACTGTTCTGCTCCACCCTTCTTCATGGGTTTGGGACCTTCCTCCCAATCATCTCATCCTATGCCTGCATTGTCTCTACCATCCTGAGTATCAGCTCCACCTCAGGCAGAAGcaaggccttctccacctgctcctctcaCCTTACAGCAGTGATCTTCTTTTATGGCTCAGGGTTACTCCGCTATCTCATGCCAACCTCAGGATCCCCCCTAGAGTTGATTTTCTCTGTGCAGTATAGCGTGATCACCCCCATGCTGAATCCTCTCATCTACAGCCTCAAGAACAAGGAGGTAAAGGCAGCTATGAGGACACTGGGAACATATTTGCCACATTCCAGGTGA